A genomic window from Glycine max cultivar Williams 82 chromosome 17, Glycine_max_v4.0, whole genome shotgun sequence includes:
- the LOC100805893 gene encoding O-fucosyltransferase 15 isoform X1 — translation MVSASEPDRCSPTSRTPSRLSSSRRSQSHFSSWYPRKRAKLLLSLIAFLAFVFFHNWFMLLRLQHQPDPIPKPTLRSSSVSLSLQVCALLYSYFYLYKIEHLKRLFHFQRKWNKPSNKKKSQKGNYARMLALAAHALAENKREPKDLWQEPFVPASSWRPCADQRNWEPNEGKNGYILVTANGGINQQRVAVCNAVVVARLLNSTLVIPKFMYSSVWRDVSQFSDIYQEEHFINYLTPDIRIVRELPKELQSLDLEAISSVVTDVDMEKEAKPSFYLKHILPIIIKNQVVHFVGFGNRLAFDPIAFELQRLRCRCNFHALQFVPRIQETGALLLKRLREHSGLVGPLDRYLVGPFAESMKEKSESNAKKASKYLALHLRFEIDMIAHSLCEFAGGEEERKELEAYREIHFPALSLLKRTTKLPSPSELRSEGLCPLTPEESILMLGALGFNRKTHIFVAGSNLYGGGSRLVALTNLYPKLVTKENLLSSAELKSFANYSSQLAALDFIGCTASDAFAMTDSGSQLSSLVSGYRIYYGGGRMPTIRPNKRRLASIFMKNSTIEWRVFEQRVRKAVRQTKHVQTRPKARSVYRYPRCKECMCRTD, via the exons ATGGTATCCGCTTCCGAACCAGATCGATGCTCGCCAACTTCGCGGACTCCGAGCCGCCTCTCCAGCTCCCGTAGATCCCAATCCCACTTTTCTTCGTGGTATCCAAGGAAACGAGCCAAACTGCTTCTCTCGCTTATTGCTTTTCTCGCTTTCGTTTTCTTTCACAATTGGTTTATGCTTCTCCGTTTACAACATCAACCCGATCCTATACCCAAACCTACACTTCGTTCCTCCTCCGTTTCACTTTCTCTTCAGGTATGTGCCCtgctttattcttatttttatttgtataaaatagaACATTTGAAACGCTTATTTCATTTTCAGCGGAAATGGAACAAGCcttcaaataagaaaaaatcacaAAAGGGGAATTATGCAAGGATGTTGGCATTGGCTGCACATGCCTTGGCAGAG AATAAACGCGAACCTAAAGATTTGTGGCAAGAACCCTTCGTTCCTGCTTCTTCTTGGAGACCTTGTGCTGATCAGCGGAATTGGGAACCCAATG AGGGAAAAAATGGATACATTTTGGTTACTGCAAATGGTGGGATCAATCAACAACGAGTAGCT GTTTGTAATGCTGTCGTTGTGGCTCGTTTACTCAATTCAACTTTAGTTATCCCCAAATTTATGTACAGTAGTGTATGGAGAGATGTGAG TCAATTCAGCGATATCTATCAGGAGGAGCATTTTATTAACTACTTGACTCCTGATATTCGGATAGTGAGGGAGCTTCCAAAGGAGCTACAATCTTTGGACTTGGAGGCAATTAGTAGTGTT GTGACAGATGTTGACATGGAGAAGGAGGCCAAGCCAAGTTTTTACTTAAAACACATCTTacctattataattaaaaatcaagttGTTCACTTTGTTGGATTTGGTAATCGCCTGGCATTTGATCCAATAGCATTTGAACTGCAG AGACTTCGTTGCAGATGTAATTTTCATGCCCTGCAATTTGTTCCCAGAATACAAGAAACCGGTGCTTTGCTTCTTAAAAGATTGCGTGAACATTCAGGTCTTGTTGGACCATTGGATCGTTATCTTGTTGGTCCATTTGCCGAATCAATGAAGGAGAAAAGTGAAAGTAATGCCAAGAAAGCATCCAAGTATCTAGCTTTGCATCTCAGATTTGAAATTGACATGATAGCTCATTCTTTATGTGAATTTGCGGGAGGtgaagaagagaggaaagaaTTGGAAGCATATCGTGAAATCCATTTTCCTGCATTGTCACTGCTGAAGAGGACTACAAA ATTACCTTCTCCTTCTGAGCTCAGGTCTGAAGGCCTATGTCCTTTGACACCTGAAGAATCCATCCTTATGCTTGGTGCTCTTGGTTTTAACCGCAAAACACACATATTTGTAGCTGGTTCTAATTTGTACGGAGGTGGCTCACGATTGGTTGCTTTGACCAATTTGTACCCTAAATTAGTCACCAAAGAGAACTTGCTTTCTTCAGCTGAACTCAAATCTTTTGCTAATTATTCCTCTCAG TTAGCAGCACTGGACTTCATAGGCTGCACTGCTTCAGATGCATTCGCCATGACTGATTCAGGAAGTCAGCTATCATCTTTGGTGTCTGGGTATCGAATTTATTATGGTGGTGGAAGAATGCCAACAATACGCCCAAATAAACGTAGACTTGCTAGTATATTTATGAAGAACTCTACCATAGAATGGCGTGTTTTTGAACAGAGAGTGAGGAAAGCAGTTAGGCAAACTAAACATGTACAGACAAGGCCGAAGGCAAGAAGTGTTTACAGGTATCCTAGGTGTAAAGAATGTATGTGCAGAacagattaa
- the LOC100805893 gene encoding O-fucosyltransferase 15 isoform X2, whose product MVSASEPDRCSPTSRTPSRLSSSRRSQSHFSSWYPRKRAKLLLSLIAFLAFVFFHNWFMLLRLQHQPDPIPKPTLRSSSVSLSLQRKWNKPSNKKKSQKGNYARMLALAAHALAENKREPKDLWQEPFVPASSWRPCADQRNWEPNEGKNGYILVTANGGINQQRVAVCNAVVVARLLNSTLVIPKFMYSSVWRDVSQFSDIYQEEHFINYLTPDIRIVRELPKELQSLDLEAISSVVTDVDMEKEAKPSFYLKHILPIIIKNQVVHFVGFGNRLAFDPIAFELQRLRCRCNFHALQFVPRIQETGALLLKRLREHSGLVGPLDRYLVGPFAESMKEKSESNAKKASKYLALHLRFEIDMIAHSLCEFAGGEEERKELEAYREIHFPALSLLKRTTKLPSPSELRSEGLCPLTPEESILMLGALGFNRKTHIFVAGSNLYGGGSRLVALTNLYPKLVTKENLLSSAELKSFANYSSQLAALDFIGCTASDAFAMTDSGSQLSSLVSGYRIYYGGGRMPTIRPNKRRLASIFMKNSTIEWRVFEQRVRKAVRQTKHVQTRPKARSVYRYPRCKECMCRTD is encoded by the exons ATGGTATCCGCTTCCGAACCAGATCGATGCTCGCCAACTTCGCGGACTCCGAGCCGCCTCTCCAGCTCCCGTAGATCCCAATCCCACTTTTCTTCGTGGTATCCAAGGAAACGAGCCAAACTGCTTCTCTCGCTTATTGCTTTTCTCGCTTTCGTTTTCTTTCACAATTGGTTTATGCTTCTCCGTTTACAACATCAACCCGATCCTATACCCAAACCTACACTTCGTTCCTCCTCCGTTTCACTTTCTCTTCAG CGGAAATGGAACAAGCcttcaaataagaaaaaatcacaAAAGGGGAATTATGCAAGGATGTTGGCATTGGCTGCACATGCCTTGGCAGAG AATAAACGCGAACCTAAAGATTTGTGGCAAGAACCCTTCGTTCCTGCTTCTTCTTGGAGACCTTGTGCTGATCAGCGGAATTGGGAACCCAATG AGGGAAAAAATGGATACATTTTGGTTACTGCAAATGGTGGGATCAATCAACAACGAGTAGCT GTTTGTAATGCTGTCGTTGTGGCTCGTTTACTCAATTCAACTTTAGTTATCCCCAAATTTATGTACAGTAGTGTATGGAGAGATGTGAG TCAATTCAGCGATATCTATCAGGAGGAGCATTTTATTAACTACTTGACTCCTGATATTCGGATAGTGAGGGAGCTTCCAAAGGAGCTACAATCTTTGGACTTGGAGGCAATTAGTAGTGTT GTGACAGATGTTGACATGGAGAAGGAGGCCAAGCCAAGTTTTTACTTAAAACACATCTTacctattataattaaaaatcaagttGTTCACTTTGTTGGATTTGGTAATCGCCTGGCATTTGATCCAATAGCATTTGAACTGCAG AGACTTCGTTGCAGATGTAATTTTCATGCCCTGCAATTTGTTCCCAGAATACAAGAAACCGGTGCTTTGCTTCTTAAAAGATTGCGTGAACATTCAGGTCTTGTTGGACCATTGGATCGTTATCTTGTTGGTCCATTTGCCGAATCAATGAAGGAGAAAAGTGAAAGTAATGCCAAGAAAGCATCCAAGTATCTAGCTTTGCATCTCAGATTTGAAATTGACATGATAGCTCATTCTTTATGTGAATTTGCGGGAGGtgaagaagagaggaaagaaTTGGAAGCATATCGTGAAATCCATTTTCCTGCATTGTCACTGCTGAAGAGGACTACAAA ATTACCTTCTCCTTCTGAGCTCAGGTCTGAAGGCCTATGTCCTTTGACACCTGAAGAATCCATCCTTATGCTTGGTGCTCTTGGTTTTAACCGCAAAACACACATATTTGTAGCTGGTTCTAATTTGTACGGAGGTGGCTCACGATTGGTTGCTTTGACCAATTTGTACCCTAAATTAGTCACCAAAGAGAACTTGCTTTCTTCAGCTGAACTCAAATCTTTTGCTAATTATTCCTCTCAG TTAGCAGCACTGGACTTCATAGGCTGCACTGCTTCAGATGCATTCGCCATGACTGATTCAGGAAGTCAGCTATCATCTTTGGTGTCTGGGTATCGAATTTATTATGGTGGTGGAAGAATGCCAACAATACGCCCAAATAAACGTAGACTTGCTAGTATATTTATGAAGAACTCTACCATAGAATGGCGTGTTTTTGAACAGAGAGTGAGGAAAGCAGTTAGGCAAACTAAACATGTACAGACAAGGCCGAAGGCAAGAAGTGTTTACAGGTATCCTAGGTGTAAAGAATGTATGTGCAGAacagattaa
- the LOC100500239 gene encoding calcium permeable stress-gated cation channel 1: MATLSDIGVAAGLNILSAFIFFVAFAILRLQPFNDRVYFPKWYLKGLRTDPVHGGAFVRKFVNLDWRSYLRFLNWMPAALRMPELELIDHAGLDSVVYLRIYLVGLKIFVPIAFLAWAVLVPVNATSTGLESAGLDNITSSDIDKLSISNVHSTSERFWAHILVAYAFTFWTCYILLKEYEKVASMRLQFLAAEKRRPDQFTVLVRNIPPDPDESVSELVEHFFLVNHPDNYLSHQVVYNANKLAKLVKKKKKLQNWLVYYQNKVERTSERPQIKTGFLGLCGNKVDAIDHHNTEIDKLSKEIALERDNVSNDPKSIMPAAFVSFKTRWGAAVCAQTQQTRNPTMWLTEWAPEPRDIYWSNLAIPYVSLTVRRLIMAVAFFFLTFFFMIPIAIVQGLASIDGIQKRAPWLNPLIEIPFIKSFIQGFLPGIALKLFLIFLPTILMIMSKFEGFGSISSLERRAASRYYLFNFVNIFLGNILTGTAFEQLDSFIHQAANEYPITIGTAIPLKASFFITYIMVDGWAGIAAEVLMLKPLIIYHLKNFFLVKTEKDREEAMDPGSIGFNTGEPRIQLYFLLGLVYASVTPTVLPFIIVFFGLAYVVFRHQIINVYNQEYESGAAFWPDVHFRVIIALIVSQIVLMGLLTTKKAASSTPFLIVLPVLTIWFHIYCKGRFEPAFVRYPLQEAMMKDTLERATDPNFNLKAYLQNAYVHPVFKASLFDEDEDEEVMSLKLETESLTVPTKRQSRRNTPLPSRISGASSPSLPDHGIRNHPEP; this comes from the exons ATGGCCACACTTTCAGATATTGGGGTTGCAGCTGGCTTAAACATTTTGAgtgcatttattttctttgtggCTTTTGCTATTTTGAGGCTTCAACCTTTTAATGATCGGGTATACTTCCCAAAATGGTACCTGAAGGGTTTAAGAACAGATCCTGTCCACGGAGGAGCGTTTGTTCGCAAGTTTGTCAATTTAGATTGGAGATCATATCTTAGGTTTTTGAATTGGATGCCAGCTGCACTTAGAATGCCGGAACTTGAACTCATTGACCATGCTGGATTGGACTCTGTTGTTTACTTGAGGATTTACTTGGTTGG ACTTAAAATCTTTGTTCCAATAGCATTTCTGGCATGGGCAGTTCTGGTTCCTGTCAACGCCACAAGTACCGGGCTAGAAAGTGCTGGTCTGGACAACATAACTTCGAGTGACATTGATAAACTCTCAATTTCAAATGTCCATAGTACATCTGAAAG GTTTTGGGCACACATACTAGTTGCTTATGCATTTACATTTTGGACATGCTACATTTTACTAAAGGAGTATGAAAAAGTTGCCTCAATGAGATTGCAATTTCTTGCAGCAGAAAAACGTCGCCCTGATCAATTTACG GTGCTCGTTAGAAACATTCCACCAGATCCTGATGAGTCTGTCAGTGAGCTTGTGGAGCACTTTTTTCTGGTCAATCATCCAGATAACTATCTTTCTCACCAG GTTGTTTATAATGCAAACAAACTTGCAAAgttggttaaaaagaagaagaagttgcagAATTGGCTTGTATATTATCAAAACAAAGTTGAAAGAACTTCAGAAAGGCCTCAAATAaag ACTGGCTTCCTTGGTCTTTGTGGAAACAAAGTAGATGCTATTGATCATCACAACACTGAAATTGACAAACTGTCAAAGGAA ATAGCGTTAGAGAGGGATAATGTCAGCAATGATCCCAAGTCCATCATGCCTGCTGCATTTGTTTCGTTTAAAACACGATGGGGTGCTGCAGTCTGTGCACAAACCCAacaaactagaaacccaacaatgTGGTTGACTGAGTGGGCGCCAGAGCCACGTGACATCTATTGGTCGAACTTGGCAATTCCATATGTTTCCCTCACTGTTAGAAGGTTGATCATGGCTGTTGCATTCTTTTTTCTCACCTTCTTTTTTATGATCCCAATTGCAATTGTACAAGGTCTTGCAAGTATTGACGGAATCCAGAAAAGAGCGCCATGGTTGAATCCTCTTATTGAAAT TCCTTTCATTAAGTCATTCATTCAAGGTTTTCTACCGGGTATTGCATTGAAgctttttctcatctttttgcCAACAATATTGATGATCATGTCAAAATTTGAAGGCTTCGGATCTATTTCATCTCTGGAGAGAAGAGCAGCATCTAGATACTATCTTttcaattttgtgaatatatttcTTGGGAACATACTTACCGGGACAGCATTTGAACAGCTGGACTCTTTCATTCACCAAGCAGCCAATGA ATATCCCATAACAATTGGCACTGCAATTCCTTTGAAAGCAAGTTTCTTCATCACTTATATAATGGTTGATGGATGGGCTGGTATAGCTGCAGAGGTTTTGATGTTGAAACCCCTAATCATatatcacttgaagaattttttcTTGGTGAAGACTGAAAAGGATAGGGAAGAGGCTATGGATCCTGGGAGTATTGGTTTCAACACTGGAGAACCTCGAATACAATTGTACTTTTTGCTGGGTCTAGTCTATGCTTCAGTTACACCTACTGTTCTTCCTTTCATAATAGTTTTCTTTGGGCTCGCCTATGTTGTGTTCCGTCATCAG ATTATCAATGTTTATAATCAAGAGTACGAGAGTGGTGCAGCATTCTGGCCTGATGTCCATTTTCGTGTCATTATTGCACTGATAGTGTCACAGATAGTTCTTATGGGACTTCTTACCACTAAAAAGGCTGCTTCATCAACTCCATTTCTAATTGTACTCCCAGTACTGACGATATGGTTCCATATATACTGCAAAGGACGTTTCGAACCTGCGTTTGTTAGATATCCCTTACAG GAAGCGATGATGAAAGACACATTGGAACGAGCTACAGATCCCAACTTTAACTTAAAAGCTTACCTTCAGAATGCTTATGTTCATCCAGTTTTCAAAGCTAGCCTTTTTGATGAGGACGAGGACGAAGAGGTAATGAGTCTAAAGTTGGAAACTGAGAGTTTGACTGTACCCACAAAACGGCAATCAAGAAGGAACACACCATTGCCTAGCAGAATTAGTGGTGCAtcatctccttctctgcctgATCATGGCATTCGAAATCATCCAGAGCCATAA
- the LOC100806419 gene encoding lysine-specific demethylase JMJ25 isoform X1 produces the protein MIEFSRYSKHSGTVQRKADKIPEYGHKKQELKGEETMRCLKKINAVRLEARVTQGEQINQLAKDKILKCSKDFGTTKTKKVEEIYKCDNTKSKSCKKGHETQKLTVSNKKRKFEDDLLNDDFEDEEMLILLKSRTRRRRMNNVMDVGQNPRKCHQCMKKERTFFVPCTKCPKMYCMRCVNKYYPDMSVEEIASSCPFCRKNCNCNACLCSKGMIKTANRDISDYEKAQYLQYMIKLLLPFFEQICHEQSQEEQIEAKLLGKSSFEIEIHQSLCGDGERVYCDHCATSIIDLHRSCPNCSYELCLSCCQEIRDGSITPRAELKFPYVNRGYDYMHGGDPLPVPCDLETSEGHIEPSTVWKAKSDGSISCAPKELGGCGSAVLELRCIFPDGWISDLETKACNMLKLWEIKHTTLQQKAASSSYTFLRKEAIKEGINDNNIYCPDSSSTKNEGLLLFQKHWANGEPIIVRDVLKQGTGLSWEPMVMWRALCENMVSEISSKMSEVKAIDCLANCEVEIDTHTFFKGYTEGRTYRDLWPEMLKLKDWPPSDKFEDLLPRHCDEFIRSLPFQEYSDPRTGILNLAVKLPAHVLKPDMGPKTYIAYGIKEELGRGDSVTKLHCDMSDAVNILTHTAEVILTDEQHFTISKLKEAHRAQNEREQCAQERVADHLEDRPYKDNKEHIENKEVLEAKSMKKQPIEIDGNIFPNNVLERYTSPATENESMETGSALWDIFQREDSEKLETYLRKHSKEFRHTYCSPVEQVVHPIHDQCFYLTWEHKKKLKEELGVEPWTFEQKLGEAVFIPAGCPHQVRNLKSCTKVAVDFVSPENIHECLRLTKEFRQLPKNHKAREDKLEIKKMIVYAVDQAVKDLKDLLKCS, from the exons ATGATAGAGTTCTCAAGATACTCAAAACATTCGGGAACTGTCCAGAGGAAAGCTGACAAAATCCCTGAGTATGgtcacaagaaacaagaactaaAAGGGGAAGAAACTATGAGatgtttaaagaaaattaatgcaGTAAGATTGGAAGCTAGGGTTACACAAGGAGAACAAATAAATCAGCTTGCTAAGGACAAGATCTTAAAATGCTCGAAAGATTTTGGAACTACAAAGACGAAAAAGGTTGAAGAAATTTATAAGTGTGATAATACAAAATCGAAGTCATGCAAGAAAGGACATGAGACACAGAAGCTTACTGTCTCaaacaagaaaaggaaatttgaaGATGATCTCTTGAATGACGATTTTGAAGATGAAGAAATGCTCATTCTTTTAAAGTCAAGGACcaggagaagaagaatgaataatGTTATG GATGTTGGACAAAATCCCCGAAAATGTCATCAATgcatgaaaaaggagagaaCATTTTTTGTGCCTTGTACTAAATGCCCAAAAATGTACTGTATGCGATGTGTCAATAAATA TTACCCTGATATGTCAGTAGAAGAAATTGCTTCAAGTTGTCCATTTTGCCggaaaaattgcaattgcaATGCTTGCTTGTGTTCAAAAGGAATGATTAAG acaGCTAACAGGGATATCAGCGATTATGAAAAAGCTCAGTATCTGCAATATATGATTAAATTACTCCTACCGTTTTTTGAACAAATTTGTCATGAACAAAGTCAAGAGGAGCAGATTGAAGCTAAATTACTAG GAAAATCTTCTTTTGAGATTGAGATACACCAAAGTCTTTGTGGCGATGGTGAACGTGTCTATTG TGACCATTGTGCTACTTCAATTATTGACCTTCATAGAAGCTGCCCCAACTGTTCCTATGAACTCTGCCTTAGTTGTTGCCAAGAAATACGTGATGGAAGCATTACACCCCGGGCTGAGCTGAAGTTCCCATATGTAAATAGGGGCTATGATTATATGCATGGTGGGGACCCTCTACCTGTGCCTTGTGATTTAGAGACATCAGAAGGTCATATTGAGCCGTCTACTGTGTGGAAGGCTAAGAGTGATGGAAGCATTAGTTGTGCGCCAAAGGAGTTGGGGGGTTGCGGTAGTGCTGTATTGGAGCTGAGATGCATCTTCCCAGATGGGTGGATATCTGACTTGGAAACCAAAGCTTGCAATATGCTGAAATTATGGGAAATTAAACACACCACTCTTCAGCAAAAAGCAGCAAGTTCAAGCTACACCTTTTTGAGAAAGGAAGCTATTAAAGAAGGCATAAATGACAATAACATATACTGTCCAGACTCAAGTAGCACTAAAAATGAAGGGCTGTTGCTTTTCCAAAAGCATTGGGCTAATGGTGAACCAATTATAGTTCGTGATGTCCTTAAACAGGGAACAGGACTGAGCTGGGAGCCAATGGTAATGTGGCGAGCATTATGTGAAAATATGGTTTCAGAAATCAGTTCAAAAATGTCAGAAGTGAAAGCCATTGATTGCCTAGCTAATTGTGAG GTAGAAATTGATACTCACACATTCTTTAAAGGTTATACAGAGGGAAGAACATACAGAGATCTCTGGCCAGAGATGCTCAAGCTAAAAGACTGGCCCCCCTCCGATAAATTTGAAGATCTTTTGCCCCGCCATTGTGATGAGTTTATTCGCTCCTTGCCATTTCAAGAGTACAGCGATCCTCGGACTGGAATTCTCAATCTTGCTGTGAAGTTGCCAGCCCACGTCCTGAAACCTGACATGGGTCCAAAAACATATATTGCATATGGGATTAAAGAAGAGCTTGGTAGAGGAGACTCTGTAACAAAGCTTCATTGTGATATGTCAGATGCG GTGAATATTTTGACCCATACAGCTGAGGTGATATTAACTGATGAGCAGCACTTTACTATATCAAAGTTGAAAGAAGCACACAGGGCACAAAATGAGAGAGAACAGTGTGCCCAAGAGAGGGTTGCTGACCACCTGGAGGATCGACCTTACAAAGACAACAAAGAACATATAGAAAATAAGGAAGTTCTTGAAGCCAAAAGCATGAAGAAACAACCTATTGAAATTGATGGAAACATCTTTCCAAATAATGTGCTTGAGAGGTACACTTCTCCTGCTACAGAGAATGAATCAATGGAAACTGGTAGTGCCCTATGGGATATCTTTCAGAGAGAGGATTCTGAAAAGTTAGAAACATATCTTAGAAAACACTCAAAAGAATTTAGACATACTTACTGTTCTCCAGTTGAACag GTTGTACATCCAATTCATGaccaatgtttttatttgacATGGGAACATAAGAAGAAGCTGAAGGAGGAGCTTG GTGTAGAGCCATGGACTTTTGAACAGAAACTTGGGGAGGCAGTATTTATTCCTGCTGGATGTCCACATCAAGTCAGGAATCTCAAG TCATGCACAAAAGTTGCTGTAGACTTTGTGTCCCCAGAAAATATCCATGAGTGTCTGCGTTTAACTAAAGAGTTCCGCCAGCTTCCCAAGAACCACAAGGCTAGAGAAGATAAGCTGGAG ATAAAGAAGATGATAGTTTATGCCGTTGATCAAGCTGTCAAAGACTTAAAAGATTTactgaagtgttcttga
- the LOC100806419 gene encoding lysine-specific demethylase JMJ25 isoform X2 → MIKLLLPFFEQICHEQSQEEQIEAKLLGKSSFEIEIHQSLCGDGERVYCDHCATSIIDLHRSCPNCSYELCLSCCQEIRDGSITPRAELKFPYVNRGYDYMHGGDPLPVPCDLETSEGHIEPSTVWKAKSDGSISCAPKELGGCGSAVLELRCIFPDGWISDLETKACNMLKLWEIKHTTLQQKAASSSYTFLRKEAIKEGINDNNIYCPDSSSTKNEGLLLFQKHWANGEPIIVRDVLKQGTGLSWEPMVMWRALCENMVSEISSKMSEVKAIDCLANCEVEIDTHTFFKGYTEGRTYRDLWPEMLKLKDWPPSDKFEDLLPRHCDEFIRSLPFQEYSDPRTGILNLAVKLPAHVLKPDMGPKTYIAYGIKEELGRGDSVTKLHCDMSDAVNILTHTAEVILTDEQHFTISKLKEAHRAQNEREQCAQERVADHLEDRPYKDNKEHIENKEVLEAKSMKKQPIEIDGNIFPNNVLERYTSPATENESMETGSALWDIFQREDSEKLETYLRKHSKEFRHTYCSPVEQVVHPIHDQCFYLTWEHKKKLKEELGVEPWTFEQKLGEAVFIPAGCPHQVRNLKSCTKVAVDFVSPENIHECLRLTKEFRQLPKNHKAREDKLEIKKMIVYAVDQAVKDLKDLLKCS, encoded by the exons ATGATTAAATTACTCCTACCGTTTTTTGAACAAATTTGTCATGAACAAAGTCAAGAGGAGCAGATTGAAGCTAAATTACTAG GAAAATCTTCTTTTGAGATTGAGATACACCAAAGTCTTTGTGGCGATGGTGAACGTGTCTATTG TGACCATTGTGCTACTTCAATTATTGACCTTCATAGAAGCTGCCCCAACTGTTCCTATGAACTCTGCCTTAGTTGTTGCCAAGAAATACGTGATGGAAGCATTACACCCCGGGCTGAGCTGAAGTTCCCATATGTAAATAGGGGCTATGATTATATGCATGGTGGGGACCCTCTACCTGTGCCTTGTGATTTAGAGACATCAGAAGGTCATATTGAGCCGTCTACTGTGTGGAAGGCTAAGAGTGATGGAAGCATTAGTTGTGCGCCAAAGGAGTTGGGGGGTTGCGGTAGTGCTGTATTGGAGCTGAGATGCATCTTCCCAGATGGGTGGATATCTGACTTGGAAACCAAAGCTTGCAATATGCTGAAATTATGGGAAATTAAACACACCACTCTTCAGCAAAAAGCAGCAAGTTCAAGCTACACCTTTTTGAGAAAGGAAGCTATTAAAGAAGGCATAAATGACAATAACATATACTGTCCAGACTCAAGTAGCACTAAAAATGAAGGGCTGTTGCTTTTCCAAAAGCATTGGGCTAATGGTGAACCAATTATAGTTCGTGATGTCCTTAAACAGGGAACAGGACTGAGCTGGGAGCCAATGGTAATGTGGCGAGCATTATGTGAAAATATGGTTTCAGAAATCAGTTCAAAAATGTCAGAAGTGAAAGCCATTGATTGCCTAGCTAATTGTGAG GTAGAAATTGATACTCACACATTCTTTAAAGGTTATACAGAGGGAAGAACATACAGAGATCTCTGGCCAGAGATGCTCAAGCTAAAAGACTGGCCCCCCTCCGATAAATTTGAAGATCTTTTGCCCCGCCATTGTGATGAGTTTATTCGCTCCTTGCCATTTCAAGAGTACAGCGATCCTCGGACTGGAATTCTCAATCTTGCTGTGAAGTTGCCAGCCCACGTCCTGAAACCTGACATGGGTCCAAAAACATATATTGCATATGGGATTAAAGAAGAGCTTGGTAGAGGAGACTCTGTAACAAAGCTTCATTGTGATATGTCAGATGCG GTGAATATTTTGACCCATACAGCTGAGGTGATATTAACTGATGAGCAGCACTTTACTATATCAAAGTTGAAAGAAGCACACAGGGCACAAAATGAGAGAGAACAGTGTGCCCAAGAGAGGGTTGCTGACCACCTGGAGGATCGACCTTACAAAGACAACAAAGAACATATAGAAAATAAGGAAGTTCTTGAAGCCAAAAGCATGAAGAAACAACCTATTGAAATTGATGGAAACATCTTTCCAAATAATGTGCTTGAGAGGTACACTTCTCCTGCTACAGAGAATGAATCAATGGAAACTGGTAGTGCCCTATGGGATATCTTTCAGAGAGAGGATTCTGAAAAGTTAGAAACATATCTTAGAAAACACTCAAAAGAATTTAGACATACTTACTGTTCTCCAGTTGAACag GTTGTACATCCAATTCATGaccaatgtttttatttgacATGGGAACATAAGAAGAAGCTGAAGGAGGAGCTTG GTGTAGAGCCATGGACTTTTGAACAGAAACTTGGGGAGGCAGTATTTATTCCTGCTGGATGTCCACATCAAGTCAGGAATCTCAAG TCATGCACAAAAGTTGCTGTAGACTTTGTGTCCCCAGAAAATATCCATGAGTGTCTGCGTTTAACTAAAGAGTTCCGCCAGCTTCCCAAGAACCACAAGGCTAGAGAAGATAAGCTGGAG ATAAAGAAGATGATAGTTTATGCCGTTGATCAAGCTGTCAAAGACTTAAAAGATTTactgaagtgttcttga